A window from Vigna angularis cultivar LongXiaoDou No.4 chromosome 7, ASM1680809v1, whole genome shotgun sequence encodes these proteins:
- the LOC108336406 gene encoding uncharacterized protein LOC108336406 isoform X1 codes for MKLLSSGHRFFTLHHQLAPNSSLNSVTAFSSEVHICIEWWWQWVQLASNGTLYQSAKTYDFKPVAEMLAVKKTSETLNQSNEGMTGYYKLDLYEKLRNYIRNENSRHAKVVKEAKLKIAAAKEKCRQKKENCPIKFCHKCLLSRYGENAEEVVQLANWTCPKCQGICNCSLCQKQRGEQPTSPLYRSAKESGFKSVAEMLAMKKNLETSNPLNLIKESEVFLSGELGNENFSDANVTAVCTKDDGGENFGMNLESKAIAEEILLPPGMELKEIFGIELPPKEVGNALQILEFCRVFGKALDLKEGEAEAIFKELITEEIMDEHNSSLIQFHIRLLGLFVSNSKKEKLRSYIQDENSKDAKVVKETKLKIAAAKEKIKCLAQKFQNENSKVSSIPGEEHDAHIKIRIEVDEAHIEMLRLKSTGEKYKSGCDATRINPEFVDNNGMTFWNLQSYNDESVLLQDMKIQDETVRRKLVCLRSSR; via the exons ATGAAGCTACTGTCCTCAGGTCATCGATTCTTTACTCTTCACCATCAACTCGCTCCCAACTCATCACTGAACTCGGTCACTGCTTTTTCATCTGAGGTTCATATTTGTATTGAATGGTGGTGGCAATGGGTTCAGCTTGCTTCCAATG GTACTCTATATCAAAGTGCCAAGACATATGATTTTAAGCCAGTTGCAGAAATGCTTGCAGTTAAGAAGACTTCAGAAACATTAAATCAATCCaat GAAGGCATGACTGGATACTATAAATTGGATTTGTATGA AAAACTAAGGAACTATATTCGGAACGAAAATTCAAGACATGCAAAAGTAGTGAAAGAGGCAAAACTCAAGATTGCTGCAGCTAAGGAAAAG TGCCGGCAAAAGAAGGAGAATTGTCCGATTAAGTTCTGCCACAAATGCCTTTTGAGTAG GTATGGAGAGAATGCTGAAGAGGTTGTACAGTTGGCTAATTGGACATGTCCGAAGTGTCAAGGCATTTGCAACTGTAGTCTTTGCCA AAAGCAACGAGGTGAACAGCCTACTAGTCCCCTATATCGTAGTGCCAAGGAATCTGGCTTTAAGTCAGTTGCAGAAATGCTTGCAATGAAGAAGAATTTAGAAACATCAAATCCATTAAATCTGATAAAG GAGTCTGAAGTATTTCTCTCAGGAGAACttggaaatgaaaatttttcagATGCAAATGTCACTGCAGTTTGCACCAAAGATGATGGTGGTGAGAATTTTGGAATGAACTTAGAGAGCAAAGCAATTGCAGAGGAAATTCTTTTGCCACCGGGCATGgagttaaaagaaatatttggcATCGAGTTACCACCCAAAGAGGTTGGGAATGCGTTACAGATTTTAGAGTTTTGCAGAGTGTTTGGAAAG GCTCTTGATCTCAAGGAAGGAGAAGCTGAAGCCATTTTTAAAGAATTGATCACTGAAGAAATTATGGATGAACATAACTCCTCACTGATTCAATTTCACATTAGATTGTTGGGATTGTTTGTAAGCAATTCGAAAAAAGA AAAACTAAGGAGCTATATTCAGGACGAAAATTCAAAAGATGCAAAAGTAGTGAAAGAAACAAAACTTAAGATTGCTGCAGCTAAGGAAAAG ATAAAGTGTCTTGCACAAAAGTTCCAGAATGAGAATTCCAAAGTGTCCTCCATTCCAGGGGAGGAGCATGATGCTCATATAAAGATAAGAATTGAGGTTGACGAAGCACACATTGAGATGTTAAGGTTAAAGAGCACAGGTGAAAAAT ACAAAAGTGGATGTGATGCCACAAGAATCAATCCAGAGTTTGTGGACAACAATGGGATGACATTTTGGAACTTACAAAGTTACAATGACGAATCGGTTCTTCTGCAAG ATATGAAGATACAAGATGAAACTGTTAGAAGAAAGCTGGTTTGTTTACGGTCTTCCAGATAA
- the LOC108336406 gene encoding uncharacterized protein LOC108336406 isoform X2, with amino-acid sequence MKLLSSGHRFFTLHHQLAPNSSLNSVTAFSSEVHICIEWWWQWVQLASNGTLYQSAKTYDFKPVAEMLAVKKTSETLNQSNEGMTGYYKLDLYEKLRNYIRNENSRHAKVVKEAKLKIAAAKEKCRQKKENCPIKFCHKCLLSRYGENAEEVVQLANWTCPKCQGICNCSLCQKQRGEQPTSPLYRSAKESGFKSVAEMLAMKKNLETSNPLNLIKESEVFLSGELGNENFSDANVTAVCTKDDGGENFGMNLESKAIAEEILLPPGMELKEIFGIELPPKEVGNALQILEFCRVFGKALDLKEGEAEAIFKELITEEIMDEHNSSLIQFHIRLLGLFVSNSKKEKLRSYIQDENSKDAKVVKETKLKIAAAKEKIKCLAQKFQNENSKVSSIPGEEHDAHIKIRIEVDEAHIEMLRLKSTDKSGCDATRINPEFVDNNGMTFWNLQSYNDESVLLQDMKIQDETVRRKLVCLRSSR; translated from the exons ATGAAGCTACTGTCCTCAGGTCATCGATTCTTTACTCTTCACCATCAACTCGCTCCCAACTCATCACTGAACTCGGTCACTGCTTTTTCATCTGAGGTTCATATTTGTATTGAATGGTGGTGGCAATGGGTTCAGCTTGCTTCCAATG GTACTCTATATCAAAGTGCCAAGACATATGATTTTAAGCCAGTTGCAGAAATGCTTGCAGTTAAGAAGACTTCAGAAACATTAAATCAATCCaat GAAGGCATGACTGGATACTATAAATTGGATTTGTATGA AAAACTAAGGAACTATATTCGGAACGAAAATTCAAGACATGCAAAAGTAGTGAAAGAGGCAAAACTCAAGATTGCTGCAGCTAAGGAAAAG TGCCGGCAAAAGAAGGAGAATTGTCCGATTAAGTTCTGCCACAAATGCCTTTTGAGTAG GTATGGAGAGAATGCTGAAGAGGTTGTACAGTTGGCTAATTGGACATGTCCGAAGTGTCAAGGCATTTGCAACTGTAGTCTTTGCCA AAAGCAACGAGGTGAACAGCCTACTAGTCCCCTATATCGTAGTGCCAAGGAATCTGGCTTTAAGTCAGTTGCAGAAATGCTTGCAATGAAGAAGAATTTAGAAACATCAAATCCATTAAATCTGATAAAG GAGTCTGAAGTATTTCTCTCAGGAGAACttggaaatgaaaatttttcagATGCAAATGTCACTGCAGTTTGCACCAAAGATGATGGTGGTGAGAATTTTGGAATGAACTTAGAGAGCAAAGCAATTGCAGAGGAAATTCTTTTGCCACCGGGCATGgagttaaaagaaatatttggcATCGAGTTACCACCCAAAGAGGTTGGGAATGCGTTACAGATTTTAGAGTTTTGCAGAGTGTTTGGAAAG GCTCTTGATCTCAAGGAAGGAGAAGCTGAAGCCATTTTTAAAGAATTGATCACTGAAGAAATTATGGATGAACATAACTCCTCACTGATTCAATTTCACATTAGATTGTTGGGATTGTTTGTAAGCAATTCGAAAAAAGA AAAACTAAGGAGCTATATTCAGGACGAAAATTCAAAAGATGCAAAAGTAGTGAAAGAAACAAAACTTAAGATTGCTGCAGCTAAGGAAAAG ATAAAGTGTCTTGCACAAAAGTTCCAGAATGAGAATTCCAAAGTGTCCTCCATTCCAGGGGAGGAGCATGATGCTCATATAAAGATAAGAATTGAGGTTGACGAAGCACACATTGAGATGTTAAGGTTAAAGAGCACAG ACAAAAGTGGATGTGATGCCACAAGAATCAATCCAGAGTTTGTGGACAACAATGGGATGACATTTTGGAACTTACAAAGTTACAATGACGAATCGGTTCTTCTGCAAG ATATGAAGATACAAGATGAAACTGTTAGAAGAAAGCTGGTTTGTTTACGGTCTTCCAGATAA
- the LOC108336406 gene encoding uncharacterized protein LOC108336406 isoform X3 encodes MKLLSSGHRFFTLHHQLAPNSSLNSVTAFSSEVHICIEWWWQWVQLASNGTLYQSAKTYDFKPVAEMLAVKKTSETLNQSNEGMTGYYKLDLYEKLRNYIRNENSRHAKVVKEAKLKIAAAKEKCRQKKENCPIKFCHKCLLSRYGENAEEVVQLANWTCPKCQGICNCSLCQKQRGEQPTSPLYRSAKESGFKSVAEMLAMKKNLETSNPLNLIKESEVFLSGELGNENFSDANVTAVCTKDDGGENFGMNLESKAIAEEILLPPGMELKEIFGIELPPKEVGNALQILEFCRVFGKALDLKEGEAEAIFKELITEEIMDEHNSSLIQFHIRLLGLFVSNSKKESPSFSTKNETNSWLKHLEDLIMQSYHLLNDFSLELVSRRHKWIL; translated from the exons ATGAAGCTACTGTCCTCAGGTCATCGATTCTTTACTCTTCACCATCAACTCGCTCCCAACTCATCACTGAACTCGGTCACTGCTTTTTCATCTGAGGTTCATATTTGTATTGAATGGTGGTGGCAATGGGTTCAGCTTGCTTCCAATG GTACTCTATATCAAAGTGCCAAGACATATGATTTTAAGCCAGTTGCAGAAATGCTTGCAGTTAAGAAGACTTCAGAAACATTAAATCAATCCaat GAAGGCATGACTGGATACTATAAATTGGATTTGTATGA AAAACTAAGGAACTATATTCGGAACGAAAATTCAAGACATGCAAAAGTAGTGAAAGAGGCAAAACTCAAGATTGCTGCAGCTAAGGAAAAG TGCCGGCAAAAGAAGGAGAATTGTCCGATTAAGTTCTGCCACAAATGCCTTTTGAGTAG GTATGGAGAGAATGCTGAAGAGGTTGTACAGTTGGCTAATTGGACATGTCCGAAGTGTCAAGGCATTTGCAACTGTAGTCTTTGCCA AAAGCAACGAGGTGAACAGCCTACTAGTCCCCTATATCGTAGTGCCAAGGAATCTGGCTTTAAGTCAGTTGCAGAAATGCTTGCAATGAAGAAGAATTTAGAAACATCAAATCCATTAAATCTGATAAAG GAGTCTGAAGTATTTCTCTCAGGAGAACttggaaatgaaaatttttcagATGCAAATGTCACTGCAGTTTGCACCAAAGATGATGGTGGTGAGAATTTTGGAATGAACTTAGAGAGCAAAGCAATTGCAGAGGAAATTCTTTTGCCACCGGGCATGgagttaaaagaaatatttggcATCGAGTTACCACCCAAAGAGGTTGGGAATGCGTTACAGATTTTAGAGTTTTGCAGAGTGTTTGGAAAG GCTCTTGATCTCAAGGAAGGAGAAGCTGAAGCCATTTTTAAAGAATTGATCACTGAAGAAATTATGGATGAACATAACTCCTCACTGATTCAATTTCACATTAGATTGTTGGGATTGTTTGTAAGCAATTCGAAAAAAGA GTCTCCATCCTTCTCAACCAAGAATGAAACTAATTCATGGTTGAAACATTTAGAGGATTTGATTATGCAATCATATCACCTTCTAAATGATTTCTCTTTGGAATTGGTTTCAAGAAGGCATAAGTGGATACTATAA